A single genomic interval of Methyloceanibacter caenitepidi harbors:
- a CDS encoding ActS/PrrB/RegB family redox-sensitive histidine kinase — translation MSLTETQQATIDPAPPEWLRAGDSRLRLHTIVRLRWLAVVGQSLTIVAVHWGLGMTVPIGWCFAVIALSAWLNVALRIRFPESQRLTARSAFLMLGFDIIQLAALLYLTGGLENPFAFLLVAPVAVSASALPLRTTIALGLLAIAAASLLAYVHYPLPWCHHTNTGPEIFHHPIAWCHSQTIAIPQIYVLGVWAAVVLGIVFIGFYTWRTAQENRRMAEALAATEMVLAREQRLSALDGMAAAAAHGLGTPLATIAVATKELLHAAKEGDPIYDDLLLVRHQAERCRDILKELSARAEELDTILSRLPVSHLIDEVVEPYRPLAVPIKVTAAPQLGVYPNSDAAREPVADRNPGVLYGLGNLIENALDFAKEEVNVDASWSRDEVRIVVTDDGDGFPPDVLEQLGEPFVTTRPAATIDHDEPGHAGMGLGFFIAKTLLERSCARLELANRPEPETGAVVTVIWPRKAFEEPHCCHHTDLAI, via the coding sequence ATGAGCCTCACCGAAACGCAGCAGGCGACAATCGACCCCGCGCCGCCGGAATGGTTGCGCGCGGGAGATTCCCGTTTGCGCCTCCATACGATCGTCCGGCTTCGGTGGCTGGCCGTGGTCGGTCAGAGCCTGACCATCGTTGCCGTGCATTGGGGCCTGGGCATGACGGTCCCGATCGGCTGGTGCTTCGCCGTAATCGCTCTGTCGGCCTGGCTCAACGTGGCTTTGCGCATCCGTTTTCCGGAGAGCCAGCGCCTGACCGCCCGTTCGGCATTTCTGATGCTGGGCTTCGACATTATCCAGCTCGCCGCGCTGCTCTACCTCACCGGCGGTCTGGAGAACCCGTTTGCATTTCTCTTGGTCGCGCCGGTCGCGGTCTCCGCATCCGCTCTGCCGCTGCGGACGACCATTGCGCTCGGCCTCCTCGCCATCGCCGCGGCGAGCCTCCTCGCATACGTGCACTATCCGCTGCCGTGGTGCCACCACACCAATACGGGGCCGGAAATCTTTCATCACCCGATTGCCTGGTGCCATTCCCAAACGATCGCGATCCCGCAGATCTACGTGCTGGGAGTCTGGGCGGCGGTCGTGCTCGGGATCGTCTTCATCGGCTTCTATACCTGGCGCACGGCGCAAGAAAACAGGCGCATGGCCGAGGCGCTGGCCGCGACGGAGATGGTGCTCGCGCGCGAGCAAAGATTATCCGCGCTCGACGGCATGGCCGCCGCCGCCGCCCACGGACTCGGCACCCCGCTTGCCACGATCGCCGTCGCGACCAAGGAGCTGCTACATGCGGCCAAGGAAGGCGACCCAATTTACGACGATTTGCTTCTCGTGCGTCATCAGGCCGAGCGCTGCCGCGACATCCTCAAAGAACTGAGCGCGCGCGCCGAGGAACTCGACACGATTCTGTCGCGGCTGCCCGTCAGCCATCTCATCGACGAGGTCGTCGAACCGTATCGGCCGCTTGCCGTCCCGATCAAGGTGACCGCCGCTCCGCAACTGGGCGTGTACCCAAACAGCGACGCGGCGCGCGAGCCGGTGGCCGATCGCAATCCCGGCGTTCTGTACGGCCTCGGCAATCTCATCGAGAACGCCCTCGACTTCGCCAAGGAAGAGGTCAACGTCGATGCAAGCTGGTCGCGCGACGAAGTCCGAATCGTCGTCACCGACGATGGAGACGGATTTCCGCCCGACGTTCTCGAGCAGCTCGGCGAGCCGTTCGTGACCACACGGCCCGCCGCGACTATCGACCACGACGAGCCGGGACACGCCGGCATGGGATTAGGCTTCTTCATCGCCAAAACGCTGCTCGAGCGGTCTTGTGCGCGCCTCGAGCTCGCCAATCGGCCCGAGCCCGAAACGGGGGCCGTCGTAACGGTCATTTGGCCGAGAAAGGCGTTTGAAGAGCCCCATTGTTGCCATCACACGGACTTGGCGATTTAG
- a CDS encoding SCO family protein, translated as MKRRLLLVIVGSFLLGTLIGVGALMLNQGSSNKNRVITSGQALIGGPFELVGKDGKTVTDKDFRGRYMLVFFGFTHCPDICPAELQVMSAALDELGDKADKVVPIFITVDPERDTPELVTAYVENFGPNFVGLTGSPEAIANAAKAYRVTYQKFQEEGAGDNYSVDHSALLYLMGPDGTFVTHFPYGTSPEKMAETLRRYL; from the coding sequence ATGAAACGTCGGTTGCTTCTCGTGATTGTCGGCAGTTTTCTGCTTGGGACCCTTATCGGCGTCGGCGCGCTGATGCTCAATCAGGGCTCATCGAACAAGAACCGCGTGATCACGAGCGGGCAGGCACTGATCGGTGGTCCGTTCGAGCTTGTCGGCAAGGATGGTAAGACCGTCACGGACAAGGATTTCCGCGGGCGTTACATGCTCGTGTTTTTCGGCTTCACCCACTGCCCGGATATTTGTCCCGCCGAGTTGCAAGTCATGTCGGCGGCGCTGGACGAACTTGGCGACAAGGCGGACAAAGTCGTCCCCATCTTCATCACGGTCGATCCCGAGCGCGACACGCCGGAATTGGTGACCGCGTATGTGGAGAATTTCGGACCGAATTTTGTCGGGTTGACGGGGTCGCCGGAGGCGATCGCAAATGCGGCGAAAGCGTACCGCGTGACCTATCAGAAGTTCCAGGAAGAGGGCGCGGGCGACAATTACAGCGTCGACCATTCGGCGCTGCTTTACCTCATGGGGCCCGACGGCACCTTCGTGACGCATTTTCCTTACGGAACATCCCCAGAAAAAATGGCCGAGACATTGCGCCGCTATCTCTGA
- a CDS encoding polyhydroxyalkanoate depolymerase, with protein sequence MLYHLYELNQAALHPARAAAEAYRMMWRNPLNPASHTVVGRGAAAALELFERSTRRYRKPEWDIDTVTAHGMTAAVKPVTVLAKPFCNLVHFQRELPNAVQKKDPKVLLVAPMAGHFATLLRGTVRDLLPDHDVYVTEWIDARFVPRSAGPFDLDTYIDYIIEFLQGFGGNVHVMAVCQPTVPVFAAVSLMEARRDPNVPRSMVLMAGPIDARKSPTAVNKYATGKPLSWFRQNVITQVPWPYPGHMRLVYPGFLQLSGFMGMNLERHVTAHRDLFHNLIQGDGDSAAKHREFYDEFLAVMDLSAEYYLQTIETVFMEHKLPKGEMHHHGELVDPSKIKRVPLMTVEGYKDDITGIGQTEAALELCTGLPDSMKAHHLQEGVGHYGVFNGSRFRNEILPKVRKFMRAHQGQGSLLKRVLQRVA encoded by the coding sequence ATGCTGTATCATCTCTATGAGCTAAACCAGGCCGCGCTGCATCCGGCCCGGGCGGCGGCAGAAGCCTACCGGATGATGTGGCGAAATCCGCTGAATCCGGCGTCCCACACCGTTGTCGGGCGTGGTGCTGCGGCTGCGCTCGAGCTCTTCGAACGCTCGACTCGCCGGTACCGCAAGCCCGAGTGGGATATCGATACCGTCACGGCGCACGGCATGACGGCGGCGGTGAAGCCGGTCACGGTCCTGGCCAAGCCCTTCTGCAATTTGGTGCATTTCCAGCGTGAACTGCCGAACGCCGTCCAGAAGAAGGATCCGAAAGTCCTCCTGGTGGCGCCGATGGCGGGCCACTTTGCGACGCTTCTGCGCGGCACCGTGCGGGATCTCCTGCCCGATCACGACGTCTATGTGACCGAATGGATCGATGCCCGCTTCGTACCGCGCTCGGCAGGGCCGTTCGATCTCGACACGTATATCGACTACATCATCGAATTTCTTCAGGGCTTTGGCGGCAACGTGCATGTCATGGCCGTCTGTCAGCCGACCGTGCCGGTGTTCGCCGCCGTCTCGCTCATGGAAGCCCGGCGCGACCCCAACGTGCCGCGGTCCATGGTGCTCATGGCCGGCCCCATCGATGCGCGCAAGAGCCCGACCGCCGTCAACAAATACGCGACCGGTAAGCCCTTGAGCTGGTTCCGGCAGAATGTGATCACCCAGGTGCCGTGGCCCTATCCGGGCCATATGCGGCTGGTCTATCCGGGCTTCCTTCAGCTCTCGGGCTTCATGGGCATGAACCTGGAGCGTCACGTAACCGCGCACCGCGATCTGTTTCACAACCTGATCCAAGGCGATGGCGATTCGGCCGCCAAACACCGCGAGTTCTATGATGAGTTCCTCGCAGTGATGGATCTTTCCGCCGAATATTATCTCCAGACCATCGAGACCGTGTTCATGGAGCACAAGCTGCCCAAGGGCGAGATGCACCATCACGGGGAACTCGTCGATCCTTCGAAGATCAAGCGCGTGCCCCTGATGACCGTCGAAGGGTACAAGGACGACATTACCGGTATCGGCCAGACGGAAGCCGCGCTTGAGTTGTGCACGGGCCTGCCTGATTCGATGAAGGCGCATCATCTCCAGGAAGGCGTTGGGCATTACGGCGTCTTCAACGGCTCGCGCTTCCGCAATGAGATCCTGCCGAAGGTCCGCAAGTTCATGCGGGCGCATCAAGGGCAGGGAAGCTTGCTCAAGCGGGTTCTGCAGCGCGTCGCTTGA
- the egtB gene encoding ergothioneine biosynthesis protein EgtB encodes MSLTQTILADSPQDTPTRYGRLSQRLMATRALSHELAEPLSDEDQVVQAMDDASPTKWHLAHTTWFFEAFVLSQFLPGYTRFDDRFEYCFNSYYESVGARHPRPFRGLLTRPSGDAVRAYRAYVDEALETLFSRELPDEAAALVELGINHEQQHQELLLTDILSLFASQPLKPAYRDAAPGEPAGTPDPLTFVDFDGGVFEVGHDGNGFSYDNEGPRHEQLIRPFKLANRCVTNAEWIAFIEDGGYETSALWLADGWNLINAEGWRAPLYYERAEDGYGQMELRGFRPVNPAAPVTHVSYYEADAFARWAGFRLPSEFEWEHASAGLAEQGRTLGSGFLRPQAAPDDAGLTQMFGDVWEWTASAYLPYPGYKPAPGAVGEYNGKFMCNQFVLKGGSCATPEGHIRRTYRNFFYPQQRWQFTGLRLAADA; translated from the coding sequence ATGAGCCTCACGCAGACTATCCTCGCAGACTCTCCCCAAGATACACCAACGCGATATGGCCGCCTCAGTCAGAGACTGATGGCGACGCGCGCCCTGTCGCATGAGCTCGCTGAGCCTTTGAGCGACGAAGATCAAGTCGTTCAAGCCATGGACGATGCCAGTCCGACGAAATGGCATCTGGCGCACACGACCTGGTTCTTCGAGGCCTTTGTCCTGTCGCAGTTTCTTCCCGGCTATACCCGCTTCGACGACCGCTTCGAATATTGCTTCAACTCCTATTACGAGAGCGTCGGCGCGCGCCATCCGCGGCCCTTTCGCGGCCTGCTGACGCGGCCGTCGGGCGACGCGGTCCGCGCATACCGCGCCTATGTGGACGAGGCCCTCGAGACCTTGTTTAGCCGCGAGCTTCCGGACGAGGCCGCCGCGCTCGTGGAACTCGGCATCAATCACGAACAGCAGCATCAGGAACTGCTGCTCACGGACATTTTGAGCCTGTTTGCGTCCCAGCCGCTGAAGCCGGCCTATCGCGACGCGGCGCCGGGCGAACCCGCCGGCACGCCCGATCCGCTGACATTCGTCGATTTCGACGGCGGGGTGTTCGAGGTCGGTCACGACGGGAACGGCTTCTCCTACGACAATGAGGGGCCGCGCCACGAACAGCTAATCCGTCCCTTCAAGCTCGCCAATCGCTGCGTCACCAATGCCGAATGGATCGCCTTCATCGAGGACGGCGGCTACGAGACTTCGGCATTGTGGCTGGCGGACGGATGGAACCTCATCAACGCCGAGGGTTGGCGCGCGCCGCTCTATTACGAGCGGGCCGAAGACGGCTATGGCCAGATGGAGCTCCGGGGCTTTCGCCCGGTCAACCCGGCCGCGCCCGTGACCCATGTCAGCTATTACGAGGCGGATGCCTTCGCCCGCTGGGCCGGCTTCCGGCTTCCGTCCGAATTCGAATGGGAGCATGCCTCCGCCGGCCTCGCCGAACAGGGACGAACGCTGGGCAGCGGTTTCTTGCGCCCGCAAGCCGCACCGGACGACGCGGGTCTGACCCAGATGTTCGGCGATGTGTGGGAATGGACGGCCAGCGCCTACCTGCCCTATCCGGGCTACAAACCGGCCCCCGGCGCCGTGGGCGAATACAACGGCAAATTCATGTGCAACCAGTTCGTCCTCAAAGGCGGGTCCTGCGCGACCCCCGAAGGCCATATCCGGAGGACCTACCGGAACTTCTTCTATCCCCAGCAGCGCTGGCAGTTTACGGGCCTTCGGCTCGCGGCGGACGCCTAA
- a CDS encoding ABC transporter permease produces the protein MRGSQLDETVSPVLLAPTGARSSARRIAALLRRYIYLLRSSSVRLVELIYWPFLQMLTWGFLQKFLASTNNPYAKGAGVLIGAVLLWDILFRSNLGFFTTFIEEMWSRNLGNLLISPLRPHELVMALCIWSIMRLSVGMIPVALAAFFIFQFNLLDLGLWLAVFFAMLVLTSWSLGLIAAGVMLRYGLGAEELAWSLAFLLLPLTCVYYPLSALPGWLQYVALALPPTHVFEGMRAILLEHRFDAGDLWWAFVLNVIYLAVGYGVFRWLLSRARDNGSLLQLGE, from the coding sequence ATGAGGGGCTCCCAACTCGACGAGACGGTCAGCCCGGTTCTTCTCGCGCCAACTGGCGCGCGGTCTTCGGCGCGCCGCATCGCGGCGCTGCTGCGCCGCTACATCTATCTCTTGCGCAGTTCGAGCGTGCGGCTCGTCGAGCTGATCTATTGGCCCTTCCTGCAAATGCTGACCTGGGGTTTCCTGCAGAAATTCCTGGCGAGCACGAACAATCCCTACGCCAAGGGCGCGGGCGTCCTGATCGGCGCGGTGCTGCTGTGGGACATTCTGTTCCGGTCCAATCTCGGCTTCTTCACGACGTTCATCGAGGAGATGTGGTCGCGCAATCTGGGCAATCTCCTGATCAGCCCGTTGCGGCCCCATGAACTCGTCATGGCCTTGTGTATTTGGAGCATCATGCGGCTTTCGGTCGGCATGATCCCTGTCGCATTGGCTGCCTTCTTCATCTTCCAATTCAACCTGCTCGACCTTGGCCTGTGGCTTGCGGTGTTCTTCGCCATGCTTGTGTTGACGAGCTGGTCCTTGGGACTCATCGCGGCAGGGGTGATGCTGCGCTACGGACTTGGCGCGGAAGAACTCGCCTGGTCGCTCGCCTTCTTGCTGTTGCCCCTCACTTGTGTCTATTACCCCCTATCCGCACTTCCCGGCTGGCTCCAATACGTGGCGCTTGCGCTTCCGCCGACCCATGTCTTCGAAGGCATGCGCGCGATTCTACTGGAACATCGTTTCGATGCCGGCGATCTGTGGTGGGCGTTCGTCTTGAACGTGATTTATCTGGCCGTGGGATACGGCGTGTTCCGTTGGCTGTTGAGCCGCGCCCGCGACAACGGATCATTGCTGCAGCTTGGTGAGTGA
- a CDS encoding MmcB family DNA repair protein has product MIGQFLKEMPVPNVEQDPLIVVDGRQSEAAAELQRGVCRTLRAYGHSVITELPLANGRRADVVGLSAAGDIMIVEIKSCLTDYRTDGKWHEYLDYCDRLYFAVSADFPSDVIPEHAGLILADRYGAELVREPKEDRLNAARRKAMMLCFARAAALRLQHQLDPGCGLRS; this is encoded by the coding sequence ATGATCGGGCAATTTTTGAAGGAAATGCCAGTGCCCAACGTGGAACAGGACCCGTTGATCGTGGTCGATGGCCGCCAGTCGGAGGCCGCGGCCGAGCTTCAGCGCGGCGTTTGCCGCACGTTGCGCGCCTACGGACATTCGGTCATCACGGAATTGCCGCTGGCCAATGGGCGACGTGCGGACGTTGTGGGCCTTTCGGCGGCCGGCGACATCATGATCGTCGAGATCAAGTCCTGTCTCACCGACTATCGCACCGACGGAAAGTGGCACGAATATCTCGACTATTGCGACAGACTCTACTTCGCGGTGTCGGCGGATTTTCCGAGTGACGTGATCCCGGAACACGCGGGGCTTATTCTCGCCGACCGCTATGGGGCGGAGCTTGTCCGCGAGCCCAAAGAGGACCGGCTCAATGCCGCGCGCCGCAAAGCGATGATGTTGTGTTTTGCACGCGCCGCCGCGCTCCGGCTCCAGCACCAACTGGATCCGGGCTGCGGATTGAGAAGCTAA
- a CDS encoding M48 family metallopeptidase yields MLKRLKLGRTGTTEIPINGLDVPLVLRRTARARRFSLQVSEARRSAVLTVPAYSSLADAQQFLSRHMDWLRERLDGLCDPVPFADGAVIPLRGLAHRLNFVGPVRRRGVVWIEDSDEARIAPVWPVGLTEADVVLPLLNVAGEGQHAPRRLLDWLKRQAHDDLKLRVDIHAKRLGLNPKRISVRDQNTRWGSCSSTGTLSFSWRLILAPPFVLDYLAAHEVAHLEEMNHGPQFWALVARTMPRQAEARAWLHEHGSHLHAFGAAGPPPPEQED; encoded by the coding sequence ATGCTGAAGCGCCTCAAACTTGGACGTACCGGGACCACGGAGATCCCGATCAACGGTCTCGACGTGCCGTTGGTCCTACGCCGCACCGCGCGCGCGCGGCGATTCAGCCTCCAGGTCAGTGAAGCGCGCCGGAGCGCGGTCCTGACCGTGCCGGCCTATTCGAGCCTTGCCGATGCGCAGCAGTTTCTGTCGCGCCATATGGACTGGCTGAGGGAACGGCTCGATGGACTCTGCGATCCTGTGCCGTTTGCGGATGGCGCTGTCATTCCCTTGCGCGGCCTGGCCCACCGGCTGAATTTCGTCGGCCCCGTCCGGCGGCGCGGGGTGGTGTGGATCGAGGACAGCGACGAGGCGCGGATCGCGCCCGTATGGCCCGTCGGTCTGACCGAGGCGGACGTCGTTTTGCCGCTCCTGAACGTGGCGGGCGAGGGACAGCACGCCCCGCGGCGCTTGCTCGATTGGTTGAAGCGCCAGGCGCATGACGACCTCAAACTGCGCGTCGACATTCACGCGAAGCGGCTCGGTCTCAACCCGAAACGGATCAGCGTGCGGGACCAAAACACGCGGTGGGGGTCGTGTTCCTCGACCGGAACGCTGTCATTCTCCTGGCGCCTCATCCTCGCGCCACCCTTCGTGTTGGACTATCTCGCCGCGCACGAGGTCGCCCATCTCGAGGAGATGAACCACGGGCCTCAGTTCTGGGCGCTCGTCGCGCGCACGATGCCGCGCCAGGCGGAAGCGCGGGCGTGGCTTCACGAACACGGCTCACACCTGCACGCGTTCGGCGCGGCCGGTCCGCCGCCGCCTGAGCAAGAGGATTGA
- a CDS encoding ActR/PrrA/RegA family redox response regulator transcription factor, with protein MDMQPVLPMSEDFSGPLQDNTLLIVDDDRAFLQRLARAMETRGFAVEAAGSVDEGLAMLRQRPPAFAVVDMRLDDGSGIDVVAALKEIRPDSRAVILTGYGNIATAVSAVKIGAVDYLAKPADADDVYNALVAAPDDKALPPENPMSADRVRWEHIQRVYELCNRNVSETARRLNMHRRTLQRILAKRAPK; from the coding sequence ATGGATATGCAGCCGGTACTACCGATGTCAGAGGATTTCAGCGGCCCCCTGCAGGACAACACGCTTCTGATTGTCGACGACGATCGGGCGTTCCTGCAGCGTTTGGCACGCGCCATGGAAACGCGCGGCTTTGCCGTCGAGGCCGCAGGCTCGGTGGATGAAGGCTTGGCGATGCTTCGGCAGCGCCCGCCGGCCTTTGCCGTGGTGGATATGCGTCTCGATGACGGCAGCGGTATCGATGTCGTCGCGGCTTTGAAGGAAATCCGTCCCGATTCGCGGGCGGTGATCCTGACCGGCTACGGCAATATCGCGACCGCCGTTTCGGCGGTGAAGATCGGCGCTGTCGACTATCTCGCCAAACCCGCCGATGCAGACGACGTCTACAATGCGCTCGTCGCCGCACCGGACGACAAGGCCTTGCCGCCGGAAAACCCGATGTCGGCGGATCGTGTCCGCTGGGAGCACATTCAGCGCGTCTATGAGCTTTGCAATCGCAATGTCTCGGAGACGGCGCGCCGGCTCAATATGCATCGCCGTACGCTTCAGCGAATTTTGGCGAAGCGCGCGCCCAAATAG
- a CDS encoding ABC transporter ATP-binding protein yields MARDITQDEGGAAAADLAPVVVRGLTKRFGSVTAVDHLSFTLEAGTTVALLGGNGAGKTTTIAMLLGLIRPSAGTVHVFGADITSNRYAVAQRMNFQSPYVDLPQRLTVRQNLMVYAGLYGIANACDRIASVAAQLQIDALLERPTGKLSAGQKTRVGLAKALLNAPELLLLDEPTASLDPDTADWVRQTIKGYASSRGATLLIASHNMSEVERLADRVILLHAGRIVEDETPAALIAAYGRETLEDVFLDVVRGRSATDASERGQREAS; encoded by the coding sequence GTGGCGAGAGACATCACACAGGACGAAGGCGGGGCGGCGGCAGCCGACCTGGCGCCTGTCGTCGTGCGCGGTCTGACGAAGCGCTTCGGATCGGTGACCGCCGTCGATCATCTCAGCTTCACCCTGGAAGCCGGAACGACCGTCGCCCTGCTCGGCGGCAATGGCGCGGGCAAGACCACGACCATCGCCATGCTGCTCGGTTTAATTCGGCCAAGCGCGGGCACGGTGCACGTTTTCGGCGCCGATATTACGAGCAACCGCTATGCGGTCGCGCAACGCATGAATTTCCAAAGTCCTTATGTGGACCTGCCGCAGCGGCTCACAGTTCGTCAGAATCTCATGGTCTATGCCGGTCTGTACGGGATCGCCAACGCGTGCGACCGCATCGCGAGCGTCGCCGCGCAATTGCAGATCGACGCGCTTCTGGAGCGGCCGACGGGCAAACTCTCGGCGGGTCAGAAGACCCGCGTGGGGCTTGCGAAGGCGTTGCTGAACGCGCCCGAACTTCTTCTCCTGGACGAGCCCACCGCGTCTCTCGACCCGGATACGGCGGATTGGGTGCGTCAAACGATCAAGGGCTACGCGTCGTCTCGTGGGGCGACGCTTCTCATCGCCTCGCACAACATGTCCGAGGTCGAACGCCTCGCCGATCGCGTCATTCTGCTGCACGCCGGCCGCATCGTCGAAGACGAAACGCCGGCAGCCCTCATCGCCGCCTACGGCCGGGAAACACTCGAGGACGTGTTCTTGGATGTCGTGCGCGGGCGCAGCGCGACCGATGCGTCTGAGCGCGGGCAAAGAGAGGCATCATGA
- the egtD gene encoding L-histidine N(alpha)-methyltransferase — protein MARTLSMSRASLPHADSDVAEAVRKAAEPTLAVHAAEFAKAVLDGLADRPRHIPSRFLYDEAGSALFEEITKLDEYYPTRTEIALLRSYGAEIAGCVGPVETLVEFGSGSSRKTRLLIEALDGLDTYVPIDVSGSFLAEAAEGLEAEFEDLTVRPVVGDFTKPRDLKGIEADEPLGFFSGSTIGNLTHEEATDFLENATRLLGPGSTFLIGVDLQKSLDVLIPAYDDAQGVTASFSLNLLARINRELDGDFDTDRFAHRALYNPREGRIEIYLESLANQTVHVLGERFDFAKGERIHTENSHKYSIQGFQDLARRGGWEPARVWTDEAALFSLHLLRAA, from the coding sequence ATGGCGCGCACCCTTTCCATGTCCCGCGCTTCGCTGCCGCACGCGGATAGCGACGTCGCCGAAGCCGTGAGAAAGGCCGCGGAGCCGACGCTTGCCGTTCACGCCGCCGAGTTCGCAAAAGCCGTCCTGGACGGCCTTGCGGACAGGCCGCGCCACATTCCCTCGCGCTTTCTCTATGACGAGGCCGGCTCGGCTTTGTTCGAGGAGATTACGAAGCTCGACGAATATTATCCGACCCGCACGGAGATTGCGCTGCTTCGGTCCTATGGCGCCGAGATCGCCGGATGCGTCGGTCCGGTCGAGACATTGGTCGAGTTCGGCTCCGGGTCGAGCCGCAAGACGCGCCTCCTGATCGAGGCCCTGGACGGCCTCGACACATATGTGCCGATCGACGTGTCGGGGAGCTTTCTCGCAGAAGCCGCGGAGGGGCTGGAAGCCGAGTTCGAGGATTTGACCGTCCGCCCCGTCGTCGGCGATTTCACCAAGCCGCGCGATCTCAAAGGGATCGAGGCTGATGAGCCGCTTGGCTTCTTCTCCGGCTCCACCATCGGCAACCTCACCCACGAGGAGGCCACCGACTTCCTTGAAAACGCCACGCGGCTCCTTGGGCCGGGAAGCACCTTCCTGATCGGGGTCGATCTCCAGAAGAGCCTCGACGTTCTGATTCCGGCCTATGACGACGCGCAGGGCGTGACCGCTTCGTTCAGCCTCAACCTCCTGGCGCGAATCAACCGGGAGCTCGACGGCGATTTCGATACGGATCGGTTTGCCCATCGGGCGCTCTACAATCCCCGCGAAGGACGTATCGAGATCTATCTCGAGAGCCTTGCGAACCAGACCGTTCACGTCCTGGGAGAGCGCTTCGACTTCGCCAAGGGCGAGCGCATCCACACGGAAAACTCCCACAAATACTCGATCCAAGGCTTTCAGGACCTCGCCAGGCGCGGCGGCTGGGAGCCTGCCCGTGTCTGGACCGACGAAGCGGCGCTTTTCAGCCTTCATCTTCTGCGGGCGGCCTAG